From the genome of Deinococcus sp. AJ005, one region includes:
- a CDS encoding peptidylprolyl isomerase — translation MKKILLTLALLGGVALAQTTPPVPAPAPTAPAPVPAPALEAAPAAPEAPVSTGDPAAVVGKVGAQTFTLADFDKAFRVAAARVVNAQGIPFEDSYLSEFASARPDYLKQFLRDRAVAQLAGSRVKLDQAAVDKQFEDARANFETDEAFAEALVATGYGDPEDLRAELGRQALINAYLETLQDRFKFGDAVVAGYYQLNRDKLTREAEACVKHILVPTEAEAKTIVADLKGGADFAKIAAEKSQDPGSAPQGGDLGCFAPGQMVDTFDKASFTGPVGEVQTVQSQFGYHVLVVTKRTDAGVTPLAEAAPLIRQQLSGDAAQKYLDSQIARLNTESFPEVVTLTPASE, via the coding sequence GTGAAGAAAATCCTGCTGACCCTGGCGCTGCTCGGCGGCGTCGCCCTGGCCCAGACCACTCCGCCCGTGCCTGCCCCGGCCCCCACCGCGCCTGCGCCCGTTCCAGCCCCGGCCCTGGAAGCCGCGCCCGCTGCCCCGGAGGCTCCGGTCAGCACGGGTGACCCCGCCGCAGTGGTGGGCAAGGTCGGCGCACAGACCTTTACCCTGGCCGACTTCGACAAGGCGTTCCGCGTCGCCGCCGCCCGCGTGGTCAATGCCCAGGGCATTCCCTTCGAGGATTCGTACCTGTCCGAGTTCGCCTCGGCCCGCCCCGATTACCTCAAGCAGTTCCTGCGGGACCGCGCGGTGGCGCAACTGGCCGGGTCGCGCGTCAAGCTGGATCAGGCTGCCGTGGACAAACAGTTCGAGGACGCCCGCGCCAACTTCGAGACCGACGAAGCCTTCGCGGAGGCGCTGGTCGCCACCGGCTACGGCGACCCCGAGGACCTGCGCGCCGAGTTGGGGCGGCAGGCGCTGATCAATGCGTATCTGGAAACCCTCCAGGACCGCTTCAAGTTCGGGGACGCCGTGGTGGCCGGGTATTACCAGCTCAACCGCGACAAGCTGACCCGCGAGGCCGAAGCCTGCGTCAAGCACATCCTGGTGCCCACCGAGGCCGAGGCCAAGACAATCGTGGCAGACTTGAAGGGTGGCGCGGACTTCGCCAAGATCGCCGCCGAGAAGAGCCAGGACCCCGGCAGCGCCCCGCAGGGTGGCGATCTGGGTTGCTTTGCGCCTGGGCAGATGGTGGATACCTTCGACAAGGCCAGCTTCACCGGGCCGGTGGGGGAGGTCCAGACCGTGCAGTCCCAGTTTGGTTATCACGTTCTTGTGGTCACCAAGCGCACTGACGCGGGCGTGACCCCACTGGCCGAGGCCGCCCCGCTGATCCGTCAGCAACTGTCGGGTGACGCCGCCCAGAAGTACCTGGATTCCCAGATCGCCCGCCTGAACACCGAATCCTTCCCAGAAGTGGTCACACTGACACCAGCCAGCGA
- a CDS encoding peptidoglycan bridge formation glycyltransferase FemA/FemB family protein — translation MRLKLLETTDPRVYDDAVRNMPITSALQGWGYGEARRVLGQTPMRYLIADEAGRTVGALQLLRKRLVPGFSTLYAPRGPALESLDLLPAVAEAIKAVAKPTDAILKIEPPVPLPAEEGSEIPESYGPFRRAESEQPEHTILADLGRSEDELFAGLHSMARRNVRTAQKLGVVAGRDDDFDAFWEIFTATNERAKLGAYPRAYYETLLREGNAHGGEAYIVLSRHQGKALAGGFFLGMGAGTYYLFGGSVRDDRVDEAGKPLKDSKAPDAFYWNAMLDAKQRGYTLFDFWGIPRILDEEKHSFGVFKMKLKFSEQRAWYPAYDLPLNAAAPAIVKALRWRKTQNNKRKRGSAEDVL, via the coding sequence GTGCGCCTGAAGCTTCTGGAAACCACCGATCCGCGCGTCTATGACGACGCTGTGCGGAATATGCCGATCACCAGCGCCCTGCAAGGCTGGGGCTACGGCGAGGCGAGGCGGGTGCTGGGCCAGACCCCCATGCGCTACCTGATCGCGGATGAAGCGGGCCGCACAGTGGGCGCGCTGCAACTGCTGCGCAAGCGGCTGGTGCCCGGCTTCAGCACGCTGTACGCGCCGCGCGGCCCGGCGCTGGAAAGCCTGGACCTGCTGCCTGCCGTGGCCGAGGCCATAAAGGCGGTGGCGAAACCCACCGACGCCATCCTGAAGATCGAGCCGCCCGTGCCCCTTCCCGCAGAGGAAGGCAGCGAGATTCCGGAAAGTTACGGCCCCTTCCGCCGCGCCGAGTCCGAGCAGCCCGAACACACCATTCTGGCCGATCTGGGCCGCTCCGAGGACGAGTTGTTCGCTGGCCTGCACAGCATGGCCCGCCGCAATGTGCGCACCGCGCAGAAACTGGGCGTGGTGGCGGGCCGCGACGACGACTTCGACGCCTTCTGGGAAATCTTTACGGCCACCAACGAGCGCGCCAAACTGGGCGCGTACCCCCGCGCGTACTACGAAACCCTGCTGCGCGAGGGCAATGCCCACGGCGGCGAGGCGTACATCGTGCTGTCCCGGCACCAGGGCAAGGCTTTGGCGGGCGGCTTTTTCCTGGGCATGGGCGCGGGCACCTATTACCTGTTCGGCGGCAGCGTGCGGGATGACCGCGTGGACGAGGCGGGCAAGCCCCTGAAAGACAGCAAGGCCCCCGACGCCTTTTACTGGAACGCCATGCTGGACGCCAAACAGCGCGGCTATACCCTGTTCGACTTCTGGGGCATCCCGCGCATTCTGGACGAGGAAAAACATTCGTTCGGCGTCTTCAAGATGAAGCTGAAATTCAGCGAGCAGCGGGCGTGGTATCCCGCCTACGATCTGCCGCTGAACGCCGCCGCCCCGGCCATCGTCAAGGCGCTGCGCTGGCGCAAGACCCAGAACAACAAGCGCAAACGCGGCAGCGCCGAGGATGTGCTGTAA